TCTCAGAGAACTGTCTGAGCTTATAAACATACAGGTTCAGGAGGATAATATGGGCAGGGTAAGGGTGGAGACAAGCCAGGGCTTTGTGCTTGTAGAGGACAGATACAGCTGGGAGCTGAAATACGACTCTGGAAGCAGAAGAGTTATGTGGAAGTCAAAAGATGGTTCAGAGGTGGACATAAGCGGTCTCATAAGCGGAGGAAAAGTCAGAGGGCTTCTGGACTTTCAGAAAGACCTTCTGGATTACATAAACCAGCTTGAGGGGATAGGCAAAAAGCTCATAAGCGAGGTAAAACTGCCCCTTAACGCACAGGGAACGAACAGCTGGTTCTGGCTCAGAAATGTAAGCGACCCAACTGCACCCCTTGGCTTTTCAGGAAGCATAACCTTTAACTTTCCCGGTGGCCCTGTGGTTATAAGCTACAACTCCACAGACAGCCTCAACGACATCATAAACGCCATAAACACAGACCCAACCCTCAGCCCCAACTTTACCGCAAGCCTTGTTCCAAACCCTGACGGAAGCTACACCATGCAGATAACAGCCAGCGACCCCAGCTATACTGTAGAGGAGAGCAACAACCTTATTCAAAGGTCTGAACCCCTCTTTACAGGAACGGGAATAGGGGACATGGCTCTGAACCCCAACATAAACACATACGTGCAGAACCTTGATTACGAAAAGGCTGACGAGTTTATGGACTTTTCAAGGAGCTGGTGGGAAGGTGTAAAGGCTCTATACAATGGGCTTGTAGATAGAGTTGCCTCAAGGCAGAATGACCTCAAAACAAAGCATGAGATAGAGAGGGCACTCCTTGACTCTCTGAACGCAAGGCTTCAGGAGATGCAGGGGGTTTCAATAGACAATGAATTTATTGAACTCATGAAGCTCCAGAGGAGCTACGAAGCCCTTGCAAGAACCATAAACGCCATGGATGAGATGCTTCAGGCAACGCTGAATATGGTGTGAGGTGAGAGGCCATGAAGGTGCCAGATAACCTGCTCTTTTCCCTGTTTCAGGAACAGGATGCAAGGATAAGAAAACAGCTTTCAGAAAAATCTCTTGAGATTGCCACCGGCAGGAAGTATCAGAGTATATCCGACGAGCCATCAGCCACCTACAATGTGCTTGAGCTTAAAAAAGAGATATCCCAGCTTTCTCAATATGCAAAGAACAGGCTGTTTGCGGACACAGCTCTGAGCTATTCAGACTTTAACCTGGGGAAGATAGAAGACAGTCTGAAACTCCTTTATGCAAAGACCATACAGGCTAAGAATCAGACGCTTCAGCCAGACCAGCTCTTGGCAATAGGAGAACTCTTTTCCTCAAGCCTAAGGTCTCTTCTTGACAGAGTAAACGACCAGCTGGGAGGAAACTACATCTTTGGAGGTGCAAGTCTTACTCAGAAGCCCTTTGATGATAACACACTTGAATACAGAGCTTCTTCAGAGGGTTTTAAGGTGTGGCTTTCAGACAGCTACAGGGTTGATGCCCTTCTGAACGGGGCAGAGACCTTTGGTCTCAACGTGGCAATCTCAAGGGCAACCTTTTCAAGCCCTGGCACAAACTTCAGCAACTCTGGCACTTTGAATATAACGGTGGGAACCACCACCATCAGTGTAAACTACACCACGACCCAGACACTGAATGACCTCGTAACCCTTATAAATTCCAACTACTCCAGCACCCTTCAGGCGAAGGTCAGCCAGAACCCAGATGGGACTTACTCCCTTATGCTTATGCCTGTGGATATAGGTAAGGAAACATTTGTCTCTGACACCAGCGGTGGTGACTTTGATGTGGGTGCAACGGACTTTTACTCTCCTAACTTGCTTCAGGCAGTAAAAAGGGTGGGAGACAAGCTCAGCTCCGCACTCTATCCGGATGACTCCGACCTTATGCTGCTACAGAGAGCCTTTGATAGGGTCGCCTTCAGAAGGTCTCAGGTGGGTGCAGTCCTCTCTCAGGTAAAGAACCTTCAGCCTGTGCAGGAAAACCTCACAGACAACCTGAATAAACAGAAGTCTGACCTTGAAGATGCAGAGCTTTCGCAGAGCATAATGGACTACACGCGCTACAGGCTTGCCTACGAAGCCCTCATGCGTATAGTGGCAGACCAGAGGGATATGAGCATTATAAGATATCTGAAATAACCTCCAACTTAAGAAATTCCTATGACCGTAAACCTTTGAGGTTATATTTCTGAGCACTTTTACAGACCTCTCTCTCAGTCTGCCCCCTTAACATTCTAAAAGTCATTATAAAAAACTTGACATAAGTTTACTAAAGTTTTATATTAGATAACACATTCTGGAAAAAGGAGGTGCCTTATGGCGGAGAAGATAATAGGTATAGACCTTGGAACTACCAACTCGGTGGTGGCTGTGATTATAGGAGATGAGCCAGTGGTAATAGCCAATCAGGAGGGCTCAAGGCTTACGCCCTCTGTTGTCTCATGGACAAAGGAAAAAGAGGTGCTGGTGGGTGAGCCTGCAAAGAGGCGTGCCATCCTTGACCCAGAGAACACCGTCTACGAGTCTAAAAGGTTTATAGGTAGAAAGTATGAAGAGGTGCTTGATGAGGCAAAGAGAGTTTCCTACAAGGTGGTGGCGGACGAAAAGGGCGATGCCAGCTTTGAAATACCCAACATAGGAAGGACTGTTCGCCCGGAGGAGGTAGGTGCTCAGGTGCTCAAAAAGCTCAAAGAGGCTGCAGAGGCATACCTTGGAGAAAAGGTCACAAAGGCGGTAATAACCGTGCCCGCTTACTTCAACGAGCGTCAGAGACAGGCAACAAAGGATGCCGGTAAGATTGCAGGGCTTGAGGTGCTAAGAATCCTCAACGAGCCCACCGCTGCAGCTCTGGCATACGGGCTTGACAAGAAGAGCGATGTAAAGATTCTTGTCTATGACTTTGGAGGAGGAACCTTTGACGTCTCCATCCTTGAAGGTGGAGAGGGCGTTATAGAGGTAAAAGCTACCGCAGGAGACACTCACCTTGGGGGTGCCAACATAGACGAAAGAATCATGGAGTGGCTCATAGAAGAGTTCAAAAGAGAAACAGGCGTTGACCTCAGAAAGGACAGGACTGCCCTTCAGAGGCTCAAAGAAGCCAGCGAGCAGGCAAAGAAGGAGCTCTCCTTCAAGCTGGAGACTGAAATCAACCTGCCCTTTATAACCATAGACCCATCCACCAACCAGCCATTGCACCTTCAGAAAAAGCTCACAAGGGCAAGGCTTGAGGAGATGATAAAGGACCTTGTGGACAGGACTATGGAGATAGTAAAGAGAGCCCTTGAGGATGCCAAGCTGAGACCTCAGGATATAGACGATGTGGTGCTGGTGGGAGGTTCCACGAGGATTCCTCTGGTCCAGCAGAGGATAAAGGACTTTTTTGGGAAGGAGCCCCACAAGGGCGTAAACCCCGACGAGGTGGTGGCAGTGGGTGCTGCCATACAGGCTGGTGTTCTATCTGGGGAAGTAAAGGAGATACTGCTAGTAGATGTGACACCTCTATCCCTGGGTGTGGAGACCTACGGTGGGGTTATGACGGTCCTTATACCCAGGAACACGCCCATACCTTACAGAAAGTGTGAAACCTTCACCACCGCCAGCGACTATCAGACAGAGGTAGAGGTTCATGTGCTTCAGGGCGAGAGACCCATGGCTAGGGACAACAAGTCTCTGGGTAAATTCTATCTTACCGGCATACCACCAGCACCCAGAGGCGTTCCAAAGATAGAGGTGTGCTTTGACATAGACGTGGACGGTATTCTTCATGTGACGGCAAAAGACCTTGGCACGGGTAAAGAGCAGTCCATAAGGGTTCAGGCATCTTCGGGACTCACGCAGGAAGAGATAGAGAAGATGGTAAAAGAAGCCCAGCTTCACGAGGAGGAGGACAGGAAGAAAAAAGAACTCGTGGAAGCCAAGAACCAGCTTGACCAGCATGTTTACAACCTTGAAAAGGTGCTGAAGGAAAACAGGGATAAAGTGCCCGCAGACGTGGTCTCTGAGGTAGAAAAGGCTATAGAAGAGGCAAAGAGGGTATTTGCCAGCTCACAGGATGTGCAGGAGGTAAGAAGGGCCACAGAGAAGGTGCTTGAGGTAGCTGGAAAGTTAGGAAGCTATCTTTATCAGGGACAGGCTACGCAGAAGGGTGAAGGTGGAGACGTAATAGAAGGCAAGCCCATGTGATATAATAAGACCGCCTATGGCGGTCGCCCTTCCTTTTCTCATAATTCTTCTTGCCTTAGAAACTGCATTATCTTATGAGAAAAAGATAAGGGAAAAC
The Aquificaceae bacterium genome window above contains:
- the flgK gene encoding flagellar hook-associated protein FlgK; amino-acid sequence: MFGATFGIVAQGLELFRKSADIRNRNILNANNPDYAQEDPVIKSLAPVGIRLEDILRSQNFYYMSLRNQKLSVVSSLDTAIKGNSQIENLFQEFTQGLGGSEYINRFFTAYQNLMKEPTNEGARSELLNSAQSLISYLKDRRKDMDRTLASTDYDMRQYIGRINTLTKKIAQINQEILTGYAQTYARGRDYKNLLDERDRYLRELSELINIQVQEDNMGRVRVETSQGFVLVEDRYSWELKYDSGSRRVMWKSKDGSEVDISGLISGGKVRGLLDFQKDLLDYINQLEGIGKKLISEVKLPLNAQGTNSWFWLRNVSDPTAPLGFSGSITFNFPGGPVVISYNSTDSLNDIINAINTDPTLSPNFTASLVPNPDGSYTMQITASDPSYTVEESNNLIQRSEPLFTGTGIGDMALNPNINTYVQNLDYEKADEFMDFSRSWWEGVKALYNGLVDRVASRQNDLKTKHEIERALLDSLNARLQEMQGVSIDNEFIELMKLQRSYEALARTINAMDEMLQATLNMV
- the dnaK gene encoding molecular chaperone DnaK gives rise to the protein MAEKIIGIDLGTTNSVVAVIIGDEPVVIANQEGSRLTPSVVSWTKEKEVLVGEPAKRRAILDPENTVYESKRFIGRKYEEVLDEAKRVSYKVVADEKGDASFEIPNIGRTVRPEEVGAQVLKKLKEAAEAYLGEKVTKAVITVPAYFNERQRQATKDAGKIAGLEVLRILNEPTAAALAYGLDKKSDVKILVYDFGGGTFDVSILEGGEGVIEVKATAGDTHLGGANIDERIMEWLIEEFKRETGVDLRKDRTALQRLKEASEQAKKELSFKLETEINLPFITIDPSTNQPLHLQKKLTRARLEEMIKDLVDRTMEIVKRALEDAKLRPQDIDDVVLVGGSTRIPLVQQRIKDFFGKEPHKGVNPDEVVAVGAAIQAGVLSGEVKEILLVDVTPLSLGVETYGGVMTVLIPRNTPIPYRKCETFTTASDYQTEVEVHVLQGERPMARDNKSLGKFYLTGIPPAPRGVPKIEVCFDIDVDGILHVTAKDLGTGKEQSIRVQASSGLTQEEIEKMVKEAQLHEEEDRKKKELVEAKNQLDQHVYNLEKVLKENRDKVPADVVSEVEKAIEEAKRVFASSQDVQEVRRATEKVLEVAGKLGSYLYQGQATQKGEGGDVIEGKPM
- the flgL gene encoding flagellar hook-associated protein FlgL, yielding MKVPDNLLFSLFQEQDARIRKQLSEKSLEIATGRKYQSISDEPSATYNVLELKKEISQLSQYAKNRLFADTALSYSDFNLGKIEDSLKLLYAKTIQAKNQTLQPDQLLAIGELFSSSLRSLLDRVNDQLGGNYIFGGASLTQKPFDDNTLEYRASSEGFKVWLSDSYRVDALLNGAETFGLNVAISRATFSSPGTNFSNSGTLNITVGTTTISVNYTTTQTLNDLVTLINSNYSSTLQAKVSQNPDGTYSLMLMPVDIGKETFVSDTSGGDFDVGATDFYSPNLLQAVKRVGDKLSSALYPDDSDLMLLQRAFDRVAFRRSQVGAVLSQVKNLQPVQENLTDNLNKQKSDLEDAELSQSIMDYTRYRLAYEALMRIVADQRDMSIIRYLK